A single region of the Carassius auratus strain Wakin unplaced genomic scaffold, ASM336829v1 scaf_tig00016555, whole genome shotgun sequence genome encodes:
- the LOC113075251 gene encoding heparan sulfate glucosamine 3-O-sulfotransferase 1-like, whose translation MFWTLLLALILLLLLQAQLLVCLHELRSSLAKVTSATPSGSSNASALQRLPGAIIIGVRKGGTRALLEMLNLHPDVEVAKNEIHYFNLDDNFRKGLDWYRAQMPITLPGQLTVEKTPGYFTAPLAPKRIWAMNPAVKLLLIVRDPAERLVSDYTQVLHNRIQQNKPYQPLEELLLPQEHINPKYKALQRSFYYQHLAKWLELFPREQMHIVDGEALIQNPFPELQKAEKFLELPPRIKPDNFYFNVTKGFYCLLSAGHDKCLDESKGRPHAPLSSEAFQKLCRYLRVPNQIFFRMVGQRFDWC comes from the coding sequence ATGTTTTGGACGCTCCTCCTGGCTTTGATCCTCCTGCTGTTGCTCCAGGCACAGCTGCTTGTTTGTCTGCATGAACTCCGATCCTCTCTGGCCAAAGTGACTTCAGCGACCCCTTCTGGATCTTCCAATGCCTCAGCTTTGCAACGTCTGCCAGGAGCCATAATCATCGGGGTGCGCAAAGGAGGCACCAGGGCCCTGCTGGAGATGCTCAACCTCCATCCAGATGTGGAAGTAGCCAAAAACGAGATCCACTACTTCAACCTGGATGATAATTTTCGGAAGGGTCTGGACTGGTATCGTGCCCAGATGCCCATCACTCTCCCTGGGCAGCTGACGGTGGAAAAGACCCCTGGCTACTTCACAGCACCACTGGCCCCAAAGAGGATATGGGCCATGAATCCAGCTGTGAAACTGCTGCTGATCGTCCGTGACCCTGCAGAGAGACTTGTATCAGACTACACACAAGTTCTCCACAACCGAATTCAGCAAAACAAGCCATATCAGCCACTCGAAGAGCTGCTATTACCACAAGAACACATCAACCCCAAATACAAAGCCCTTCAGAGGAGCTTTTACTACCAGCATCTTGCCAAGTGGTTGGAGCTTTTTCCCAGAGAGCAGATGCACATCGTGGATGGAGAGGCGCTGATTCAGAATCCGTTCCCTGAGCTGCAGAAGGCGGAGAAGTTTTTGGAACTTCCACCTCGGATAAAGCCAGATAATTTCTACTTTAACGTCACGAAGGGCTTTTATTGTTTGCTGTCTGCGGGACATGACAAGTGCCTGGATGAGTCTAAAGGAAGACCACATGCACCACTTAGCAGCGAGGCTTTCCAGAAGCTTTGCCGTTACCTGCGAGTACCCAATCAAATCTTTTTCAGAATGGTGGGACAGAGGTTTGACTGGTGCTAA